From Candidatus Babeliales bacterium:
AAAATATCCGGTTCTTCTTAAAGAACTTGAAGAAAAAATGGAACGTGCTCGTGCAGAACAAAGCGACAGCCAATAAAAAACTAATCTAAGATTTAAATAAAAAGAGCCCACAGCGTTAAACGTTGTGGGCTCTTTTTATTTACTCAAACAATTTCTTATACTGCCCATAACCTTCTCGTTCTAAATCTTCGACCGGAATAAACCTAAGCGCTGCCGAGTTTAGGCAATAGCGCAAGCCTGTTGGCGCTGGACCATCGTTAAAAACATGCCCAAGGTGAGAATCGCCATGCTTACTGCGCACTTCAGTCCTACCACCAAACCAACGGCTCAACCAACCACTTTCTTGCTTAGTAACAATATTTTCAGACTCTAGTGGCTTTACAAAACTTGGCCAGCCAGTGCCGGAATCGTATTTGTCATGCGAACTAAACAGCGGCTCACCTGAAACTCGGTCAACATAAATGCCGGCACGCTTATTATTGAAATATTCGTTTTTAAAAGGCGTTTCAGTTGAACACATTTGCGTAACATTATACTGTTCAGATGACAGCTTTTTGCGCAGTTCTTCGTCAGATGGCTTTTGATATTTGTTGTTTTCTGGCTCTTTGTTTTTTGTTTCAGCCGGCTTACTATCCTGCGACCATACCTTTTTCAAAAATTGATCACGGCCCGAAGCTGCACGATACGCTTTGTAATGTTCTGGGTTTTTTTCATAATAATTTTGATGATATTTTTCTGCCACAAAAAACTGCGTAGCTTCTTTTATTTCAGTAGCAATTGGTTTCTCAAACCGACCAGATTCTTGCAGGGCTTTTTTTGACGCCTGAGCCAGCTTCTTTTGCTCATCAGAATGATAAAAAATAACGGTGTGATAATGCGGGCCACGGTCGCCAAATTGACCACCAGAATCAGTTGGATCTATCTGTTGCCAGTAGGTATCAAGCAACTGTTGATACGAAATTTCTGTTGGATCAAAAGTAATTTGCACCACCTCAACGTAGCCTTTTTGGGCATAATCTTCGTAGGTTGGGTTGTCGCCGGTACCGTCCATGTATCCAGCAACAATAGCAAGATTCCCTAGTTTTTTAAATGGTGGCACCATGCACCAAAAGCAGCCACCGGCAAAAGTGGCAGTTTCAGTATTTTTATTTTCGGCATGTAGCGGCATTATGTCTCCTAGCAACAAAAGCGTTGTTAAAAAAAAAGTAAGCATCGCACAACCCTCCCAATTAATGGTAATAATAACACTGTTACCAAGATAGTCTTGAGAAGAGAGAAAAAATCAAGAATTTGCCCAAAAACATTTTTGCTGTTAGCTTATTAACAAATAAGAGTTATTGAACATGGAGATTGGGCATGGCGCCAGCAACCGAGACCTATCAAGAAAAATTACTTGAGATTATAAACAAACATATTCCGGGATGCTCGGTATATCTTTTCGGCTCTCGAGCACGCAATACCCATCGAGAAGGTGCCGATATCGATTTGGCAATCGATTGTGAAAAAAAGATCGATATTTCTATGTTATTTAAAATAGCATCAGACATTGAAGATTCAAACGTTCCTGTTTTTGTTGATCTCGTAGATCTGCAAGACGCCTCTCCAGATCTAAAAAATGAAATTATGAACGATAGAATTTTATGGCAAAAATAGCAGTAAAATACAAAAATCTTTGCAACGCTCTTACAACGTTAGAAACAGCAATCGATATTTTGGCAAAAATCAAAGAAACTGCCACACAAAAATACGACCCAGAAATGGCCCACAATATTGAACTGGGATTGCGTGATTCTACCATTCAACGCTTTGAGTACACAATCGAAAGTCTTTGGAAGTATTTAAAAGATTATAGTGAATACAAATTCGCTAGCATTCCTGATATCTATGCACCCAAACCGGTAATTCGTTCAAGCTGCCAAATAAATCTTATTTCTGAAAAAGAAGCCAATCTTCTCATGGAAATGGTTGATTACCGCAACAATACTTCCCATCTTTACAAAGAAGAAGTTGCCGAAATTCTCAGCGGCAAAATTGTGCACTACTATCCAGTTCT
This genomic window contains:
- the msrB gene encoding peptide-methionine (R)-S-oxide reductase MsrB — protein: MLTFFLTTLLLLGDIMPLHAENKNTETATFAGGCFWCMVPPFKKLGNLAIVAGYMDGTGDNPTYEDYAQKGYVEVVQITFDPTEISYQQLLDTYWQQIDPTDSGGQFGDRGPHYHTVIFYHSDEQKKLAQASKKALQESGRFEKPIATEIKEATQFFVAEKYHQNYYEKNPEHYKAYRAASGRDQFLKKVWSQDSKPAETKNKEPENNKYQKPSDEELRKKLSSEQYNVTQMCSTETPFKNEYFNNKRAGIYVDRVSGEPLFSSHDKYDSGTGWPSFVKPLESENIVTKQESGWLSRWFGGRTEVRSKHGDSHLGHVFNDGPAPTGLRYCLNSAALRFIPVEDLEREGYGQYKKLFE
- a CDS encoding nucleotidyltransferase domain-containing protein, with amino-acid sequence MAPATETYQEKLLEIINKHIPGCSVYLFGSRARNTHREGADIDLAIDCEKKIDISMLFKIASDIEDSNVPVFVDLVDLQDASPDLKNEIMNDRILWQK
- a CDS encoding nucleotidyltransferase substrate binding protein; the encoded protein is MAKIAVKYKNLCNALTTLETAIDILAKIKETATQKYDPEMAHNIELGLRDSTIQRFEYTIESLWKYLKDYSEYKFASIPDIYAPKPVIRSSCQINLISEKEANLLMEMVDYRNNTSHLYKEEVAEILSGKIVHYYPVLERIVKRTKP